Genomic window (Trueperaceae bacterium):
CCACGAGCGCGCCGAGTTGACCGCAGCGCCGACGGCGCTCCCGGGCGGTTCTCACGTCTCCAACGCATGGGCCGGTAAACTCGGCCCATGCGTTCCCCTCTCCCGTCACGGCGCGCCGCGCGGGCGGCCGCCGCCTGCCTGGCGCTGCTGCTCGGCGCCGGCGCAGGCGCCCAGACGTGCAGCGCCGAACTGAGCGAGGCGCTTCCGACGCCGTCGGGCGGCGCGGTCGCCGAGGCGGCGCCGTCGGGCGTCGTGGCCGCGGCGCTCCTCAAGGAGGCCGTCGAGCTGGTCGAGCCGGCGCTGCCGCCGTTGCAGTACGACGCGGCGGTGCCCCTCGAGGCCACGGACCCCTACTACCAGACCGTCAAGTACCTGGCGGAGCGCAAGCTCCTGCCGGCGTCGTGGCGCGCCGAGGAACTCGACGCCAAGACCTGGGCCGCCATGCTCGACGCCTTCCTGGCGTGGTACCGCCTGCCGGCCTCGGGCGTCGACGCGCCGACCGACGGCGCGGACATGGTGGCGGACGTGAGCCGGGTCCTCGACCGCGTCTCGCGCGCCATCCGGCCCGCCGCGCTGCTCGCAACGGACCCGGCGGACAGCAGCCGCACCAGCTTCTGGGCCATCATCTGGAACTGGACGGTGTACCCGCGCCTCCTCGTCGTGCGCCCCGACGACGGCGCCTCCTCGCGGCCCGCCGACGCCCTGGCCTCGCTCTCCAACTGCGTCCGACACGTGACCGCCTACATCTCGGCGCCGGAGGAGACTGCCAAGCGCCTGTTCCTGTCGCACAACAGCTCGCGGATGTACGTCGTGGCCAGCCAGCCGGGCAAGAACGGCTTCTGGCCGTACGAGGTGCCCGCCGGCGCGGAGCTGGCGGCCTTCGGGTTCGAGCTGCCGGACCTCAGCAGCGTGAGGCTCTACGCCGCCGTGTTCGACGGCCCGGAGGTCGGGTTCGGCACCCTGCTCGGGCTCTTCTGGCGCGTGCGCACCAACGTGGCGCCCACGGCGCTGATGGGCTACCTGAGCACCCCGGACTGAACGCCCCCGCGTCGCCCGCCGCTCGCGCCGCGATGTCAGGCGCGGCCTCGCACCCGGTCGAGGTCGTCGCGCATGGCCTTCGCCGCCGCCCGCGCCGCCGCGGCCACCTCGCGGAGGCTGCCGGCGTCCGCGGCGGCGGGCGGGTAGCTGAGCCCCCGGCTGGCGTTCACCACCGCCCCCCAGCCGTTCGCGTCGAACGCGTGGGCCACGTCGGCCGCGCCGGCCCCCTGGGCGCCGTAGCCCGGGACGAGCAGCAGGCTGCGGGGCGACCTGGCCCGCAGGTCGCGGATGGCGCCGGGGTTGGTGGCGCCCGCCACGATCCCCAGGCTCGAGTAGCCGTGAGAGTCGGCGGGCAGCGAGGCGGCCCGCGCCGCCAGCGCGTCGGCGAGACGGGTGTAGAGGGCGCCGCCGCCCTCCAGCCTCAGCTCCTGGAGGTCGCCGCTCCCCGGGTTGGAGGTGCGCACGAGCACGAACAGCCCGGCGCCGCTCGATTCCGCCGCCGCGATGAACGGCTCGAGCGTGTCGAGCCCCAGGTACGGGTTGACGGTGAGCGCGTCCGCCGCCAGTTCGGCGCCCGCCCCGCCCCTGGTCGCGAGCGGCGCGAGGTAGGCGCGCGCGTAGGCCTCGGCGGTGGTGCCGATGTCGCCGCGCTTGGCGTCGAGGATCACCGGTAACCCCAGCGAGCGGGCGTGCGCCATGACCCCCGCGAGCGCCTCGAGGCCCGGCAGGCCCAGCGCCTCGAAGAAGGCCACCTGCGGCTTGCAGCAGGCCACGAGGTCGTGGGTGGCGTCCATGACGGCCGTGAGGTAGCGCGCCACCGCCAGGGCGGCGGCGCGCGGGTCGGCGGCGTGCCCGGCCGTCAGCGGGTGCGCCTCCGGCCGCGGGTCGAGGCCGAGGCAGACGACGGAGCCGGCGGCCGCCGAGCGCGCCGCCAGCCGCGTCGCGAACGGTTCGGCCGGCGCTCCTTCGCTCATCCGCGCCGCCGCGGCGCTCAGGCCTGCGCGGCCTGGTCGCGGCCGTGACAGTGCTTGTACTTCTTGCCGCTCCCGCACGGGCAGGGGTCGTTGCGGCCGACCTTCTCGCCGGCGCGGATGGGGGAGGTGGGGCCGCTGCCCCGGGCCGGCCCCGCTGCGGCGCCGCGCGCCGCGCCGGCGGCCGCCACCCCCGTGGCGCCCGCCGCGCTGTACTGCACTGGCGCCTGCCGCTGCGGCCGGCGCTCCAGGCGCTGGTCGACGTTGACCTGCACGCGGAACAGCAGCTTGGCGACGTTGAGGCGGATGTTGGCGTTCATCTCCTCGAACAGGTTGTAGCCCTCGAAGGCGTACTCCTGGAGGGGGTTGCGTTGCCCGTAGCCGCGCAGGCCGATGCCTTGGCGCAGCACGTCCATGTTGTGGAGGTGCTCCTTCCAGTGCTGGTCGACCACCTGCAACACGATGAACCGCTCGAGCTCGCGCAGGAGCGGGGCGCCCAGCTCCTCCTCGCGGGCCTGGTACGCCGCCTCCATCTTCTCGACGAGTTCGTCGGTGACGTCGTCGGGTTGCTTGTCGCGGTACGGCTCGAAGTCCACCGTCTCGAAGACGGGCACCGCGTCGGCGAGGGAGGTGCGCAGCGCCCCCACGTCGCGCTCCTCCGGCTCGATCTGGGGGTTCAGGTAGCGCTGCACCTGCGCGTCGACGTAGCTGGCGATCATCTCCTGGACCTCGTCGGACATGTCGTTGCCGAGGAGCACCTCGCGGCGCTGGGCGTAGATGACCTCGCGCTGCTTGCTCATGACGTTGTCGTACTCGAGGAGCTGCTTGCGGATGCCGAAGTTGCGGTCCTCGACGCGCTTCTGGGCGCGTTCGATGGCGCCCGTCACCATGCGCGCCTCGATGGGCTGGCTGTCGTCCATGCCGAGCCGGTCCATCATGCCGAGGACGCGTTCGTTGGCGAAGAGGCGCATCAGGTCGTCCTCGAACGAGACGTAGAAGCGGCTCGAGCCCGGGTCGCCCTGGCGGCCGGCGCGGCCCCTCAACTGGTTGTCGATGCGGCGCGACTCGTGGCGCTCCGTGCCGATGATGTGGAGCCCGCCGAGGCCCACCACGGTCACGTGATCGGTCTCGGCGTCGTCGCGCAGCTTCTCGAGGCGCGGGATTATCTCGGGGCTCAGTCCCTCCAGCTTGGCGAGGGCGGCGCGCGCCTCCTCGGGCTTGCGCATCATGATGGCCTTGATGAAGAGTTCCGTGTCGGAGTCGTAGCGGTCGAACCCTTCGCGCTCGATCAGCTGGCGGGCGAGCCACTCGGGGTTGCCGCCGAGCACGATGTCGGTGCCACGGCCCGCCATGTTGGTGCTGATGGTGACGGCGCCGGAGCGGCCGGCTTGGGCCACGATCTCCGCCTCGCGACCGTGGTACTTCGCGTTCAAGACCTCGTGCTCGACGCCGCGCCGCTTCAGCATCTTGGAGAGGCGCTCGGAGGCCTCGATGGTCACGGTGCCGACGAGCACGGGCTGGCCGGTGGCGTGCACCTCGACGATCTCGTCGACCACGGCCGAGAACTTGCCCTCGACCGTCCGGTAGATGATGTCCTCCTCGTCGCGGCGGATGACGGGCTTGTTGGTGGGGATGACCAGGACGTCGGTGGCGTAGATCTCCTGGAACTCCTTCTCCTCCGTCTTGGCCGTGCCCGTCATGCCCGCGATCTTGTTGTAGAGCTTGAAGAAGTTCTGGTACGTGATGGTGGCGAGCGTCTGGTTCTCGCGCTCGATCTTCACGCCCTCCTTGGCCTCGATGGCCTGATGCAGCCCCTCGCCGAAGCGCCGGCCCGGCATGAGGCGGCCCGTGAACTCGTCGACGATGACGATCTGGCCGTTCTCGTCCTTCACGTACTGCTGGTCGAGGTGGTAGTGCTCGGCGGCCCTGAGCGCCTGCCTGAGCATGTGGCCCGTCTCCATGTTCTCGGGGCTGAAGATGTTGTCGATGCCGATGAGCTTCTCGGCCTTGGCGATGCCCTGCTCCGTGAGGTGGATGTCCTTCGACTTCGCGTCGGCGGAGTAGTCGCCCGTCGCCGGCTTCTCGCCCTCGGACGGCTCGCCGCGCTCGAGCTGGGTGGCGATCTTGGCCATGGTGTAGTACTTGTCGGTCGCCAGCTCGGCGGGGCCCGAGATGATCAGCGGCGTGCGCGCCTCGTCGATGAGGATGGAGTCGACCTCGTCGATGATGGCGTAGTTGAGGGGCGTGTCCTCGCGCAGCACCAGCTGGTCGGGGCGGAAGGCCATGTTGTCGCGCAGGTAGTCGAAGCCGAGCTCCGAGTTCGTGATGTAGGTGATGTCGTTGCGGTAGGCGTCGCGGCGGGCGGCGCCGTCGGTGTCGTGCTGGATGACGCCGACCTTGAGGCCGAGGCCGCGGTAGACGGGCCCCATCCACTCGGCGCCCGTGCGCGCGAGGTAGTCGTTGGTGGTGACGAGGTGGGTGCCCTTGCCAGAGAGGGCGTTGAGGGCCAGCGCCAGCGTGGCCACGAGGGTCTTGCCCTCGCCGGTCTTCATCTCGGCGATGCGGCCGCTATGGAGCGCGGCGCCGCCCACGAACTGCACGTCGTAGTGCCTCAGGCCGAGGTAGCGCTTGGCAGACTCGCGCGTGAGCGCGAACGCCTCGGGCAGGAGCGCGTCCAGGCTCTCGCCGCCCTCGGCGTGGCGGCGCCGCAGCGCCGCGTAGGCCGCGGCCAGGTCGGCGACCTGCTCCGTCCGTTCCTCGAGGGCGTTGGCGGCCCGCACGGCCTCCAACTGGATGCGCTTCACCTCGCGGTCGTTGTTGTCGAAGAGCTTCTGAACGAATCCGAGCATCTGTAACAGGACCTTTCCGCGCAGGCGCGGTAGGCGCCCGGGGGCCCGGCCTACCGCCGGGGCGCGCCGGGTCCGTCGCGGCGTGCCGCGGTGACCCGCGCGCCGCGGTGGCCCGCAGCGCCGGCTGCGGAGTCAACAGCGCACTCTAGCATGGCGCCCGTGGGCCTCCGAGCAGCCTGCCCGACGCATGGGGGCGGCGCGCCGGGGCCGGGCTCGCGCCGGCTAGAGGGGAACGCGCACGAAGGTCAGGGAGTTGGTGCCGTAACGCTTGCGCCTTACCTCGGCTCCCGCCAAGGCGGGCGGTAACCCCGGCCCCGCGAGGTCGCTCGGGTGCTGCAAGACGTAGAGGCCTCCCGGGCGCGCGGCGCCCGACGCCAACACGCCCGCGAAGGTGGCCCGGAGGTCGGTGGGGTAGGGCGGCGCGGCGGTGACGACGTCGAAGGTCCCCGGGTGGGAGGCGGCGAAGCTCAGGGCGTCGGCGGCGTGCACCTCCACGGCCAGGCCGAGGCCGGCGGCGTTCTCGGCGATCACCCGGCAGGCGGCGCGCGACAGGTCGACGCAGACGGCGGTCC
Coding sequences:
- a CDS encoding RsmD family RNA methyltransferase is translated as MSSPRIIGGSAKGRLLKVPARGTRPSPARLREALFDVIAFEPRGRFLDLFAGTGAMGLEAASRGWTAVCVDLSRAACRVIAENAAGLGLAVEVHAADALSFAASHPGTFDVVTAAPPYPTDLRATFAGVLASGAARPGGLYVLQHPSDLAGPGLPPALAGAEVRRKRYGTNSLTFVRVPL
- the secA gene encoding preprotein translocase subunit SecA, whose translation is MLGFVQKLFDNNDREVKRIQLEAVRAANALEERTEQVADLAAAYAALRRRHAEGGESLDALLPEAFALTRESAKRYLGLRHYDVQFVGGAALHSGRIAEMKTGEGKTLVATLALALNALSGKGTHLVTTNDYLARTGAEWMGPVYRGLGLKVGVIQHDTDGAARRDAYRNDITYITNSELGFDYLRDNMAFRPDQLVLREDTPLNYAIIDEVDSILIDEARTPLIISGPAELATDKYYTMAKIATQLERGEPSEGEKPATGDYSADAKSKDIHLTEQGIAKAEKLIGIDNIFSPENMETGHMLRQALRAAEHYHLDQQYVKDENGQIVIVDEFTGRLMPGRRFGEGLHQAIEAKEGVKIERENQTLATITYQNFFKLYNKIAGMTGTAKTEEKEFQEIYATDVLVIPTNKPVIRRDEEDIIYRTVEGKFSAVVDEIVEVHATGQPVLVGTVTIEASERLSKMLKRRGVEHEVLNAKYHGREAEIVAQAGRSGAVTISTNMAGRGTDIVLGGNPEWLARQLIEREGFDRYDSDTELFIKAIMMRKPEEARAALAKLEGLSPEIIPRLEKLRDDAETDHVTVVGLGGLHIIGTERHESRRIDNQLRGRAGRQGDPGSSRFYVSFEDDLMRLFANERVLGMMDRLGMDDSQPIEARMVTGAIERAQKRVEDRNFGIRKQLLEYDNVMSKQREVIYAQRREVLLGNDMSDEVQEMIASYVDAQVQRYLNPQIEPEERDVGALRTSLADAVPVFETVDFEPYRDKQPDDVTDELVEKMEAAYQAREEELGAPLLRELERFIVLQVVDQHWKEHLHNMDVLRQGIGLRGYGQRNPLQEYAFEGYNLFEEMNANIRLNVAKLLFRVQVNVDQRLERRPQRQAPVQYSAAGATGVAAAGAARGAAAGPARGSGPTSPIRAGEKVGRNDPCPCGSGKKYKHCHGRDQAAQA
- the pyrF gene encoding orotidine-5'-phosphate decarboxylase, translating into MSEGAPAEPFATRLAARSAAAGSVVCLGLDPRPEAHPLTAGHAADPRAAALAVARYLTAVMDATHDLVACCKPQVAFFEALGLPGLEALAGVMAHARSLGLPVILDAKRGDIGTTAEAYARAYLAPLATRGGAGAELAADALTVNPYLGLDTLEPFIAAAESSGAGLFVLVRTSNPGSGDLQELRLEGGGALYTRLADALAARAASLPADSHGYSSLGIVAGATNPGAIRDLRARSPRSLLLVPGYGAQGAGAADVAHAFDANGWGAVVNASRGLSYPPAAADAGSLREVAAAARAAAKAMRDDLDRVRGRA